In the genome of Nocardioides seonyuensis, one region contains:
- the thiS gene encoding sulfur carrier protein ThiS, producing the protein MRLRVNGQETDAAAATLGELLGPLPHGSAVAVNGHVVPRAGVSGHPIVDGDDVEVVTAVAGG; encoded by the coding sequence ATGAGGCTCAGAGTCAACGGTCAGGAGACCGACGCCGCCGCGGCCACGCTCGGCGAGCTGCTCGGGCCGCTGCCCCATGGCAGCGCCGTCGCGGTGAACGGCCACGTCGTGCCGCGCGCCGGCGTGAGCGGGCACCCGATCGTGGACGGGGACGATGTCGAGGTCGTGACGGCGGTGGCGGGCGGATGA
- a CDS encoding thiamine phosphate synthase, giving the protein MVDRTPSLPRLFCLVSAADDLALLEDMASVGVDGFQVRDKAATTRELVELTRIVLAAVRPSGAVVVVDDRLDVALATGADGVHLGAEDLAVTDARRLAPDLVVGATCRDAAAVRRAAAEGATYAGFGPVFETASKDSLPSPLGLDAITAAAGVLPLVAIGGITVAGASRARRAGAHGVAVIGAAWRQPDPVAAAKELVAAVC; this is encoded by the coding sequence ATGGTTGACCGCACGCCCAGCCTGCCCCGCCTGTTCTGCCTCGTCTCTGCGGCCGACGACCTCGCCCTGCTCGAGGACATGGCGAGCGTCGGTGTCGACGGCTTCCAGGTGCGCGACAAGGCCGCGACGACCCGAGAGCTCGTCGAGCTGACGCGGATCGTCCTCGCTGCGGTGCGGCCGAGTGGTGCCGTGGTGGTCGTCGACGACCGGCTCGACGTCGCGTTGGCGACGGGCGCCGACGGCGTCCACCTCGGGGCCGAGGACCTCGCCGTCACCGACGCCCGCCGGCTCGCGCCGGACCTGGTGGTCGGGGCGACCTGCAGGGACGCGGCGGCCGTGCGCAGGGCGGCCGCGGAGGGCGCGACCTACGCCGGGTTCGGGCCGGTCTTCGAGACCGCCAGCAAGGACTCGCTCCCGTCGCCGCTCGGCCTGGACGCGATCACGGCAGCCGCGGGGGTGCTGCCGCTGGTCGCCATCGGCGGGATCACGGTCGCCGGCGCGAGCAGGGCACGGCGCGCGGGAGCCCACGGAGTGGCCGTGATCGGCGCAGCCTGGCGACAACCCGACCCCGTCGCAGCAGCGAAGGAGCTCGTCGCGGCGGTGTGCTGA
- a CDS encoding FAD-dependent oxidoreductase: MRIHVIGGGIIGLACAHELSLRGHHVVVVDPSPGTGASHAAAGMLSPAGEAWHGEASTWELGVRSAALWPSYAAALGVTLRQTGTLLVGHDAGDAQLVRRQGDLLAGLGVEAEALDPRELRLKEPTLGRASAGLLLPGDHAVDPREVVAALMRLVRLVPERPGESPDATVIATGSRLPAPYDTLVRGVRGEILRARCDDPPRHVVRGWVRGEAVYVVPRPDGEVVIGATVEEHAAPPVVTLGGVERLLRAARVLVPSLDRAELREAIARDRPATPDHLPLVGQVEDRVWLAAGHFRHGVLLAPLTAQLLADSIEHGRVEPAVDPCRLLRPGRTA; this comes from the coding sequence ATGCGCATCCACGTGATCGGCGGCGGGATCATCGGCCTGGCCTGCGCCCATGAGCTCTCGCTGCGCGGGCACCACGTCGTCGTGGTGGACCCGTCGCCGGGCACGGGCGCCAGCCACGCCGCCGCCGGGATGCTCTCGCCGGCCGGGGAGGCCTGGCACGGCGAGGCCTCGACGTGGGAGCTGGGGGTGCGCAGCGCGGCGCTGTGGCCGTCGTACGCCGCCGCCCTCGGCGTCACGCTGCGCCAGACCGGCACGCTGCTGGTCGGCCACGACGCCGGGGACGCCCAGCTCGTGCGGCGTCAGGGAGACCTGTTGGCGGGCCTCGGGGTCGAGGCCGAGGCGCTCGACCCGCGCGAGCTGCGGCTGAAGGAGCCGACCCTGGGGCGGGCGAGCGCCGGGCTGCTGCTGCCCGGCGACCACGCCGTGGACCCGAGGGAGGTGGTGGCGGCCCTGATGCGGCTGGTGCGCCTGGTGCCTGAACGCCCGGGGGAGTCGCCCGACGCCACGGTGATCGCGACCGGCAGCCGGCTACCGGCGCCGTACGACACCCTGGTCCGCGGAGTGCGCGGCGAGATCCTGCGGGCCCGCTGCGACGACCCCCCGCGGCACGTCGTGCGTGGCTGGGTGCGCGGAGAGGCGGTCTACGTCGTTCCTCGGCCCGACGGCGAGGTCGTCATCGGCGCCACGGTCGAGGAGCACGCCGCACCCCCGGTGGTGACCCTCGGCGGCGTCGAACGGCTGCTGCGGGCCGCGCGCGTGCTCGTGCCCTCGTTGGACCGGGCCGAGCTGCGCGAGGCGATCGCCCGGGACCGGCCGGCCACGCCGGACCACCTGCCGCTCGTCGGCCAGGTGGAGGACCGCGTCTGGTTGGCCGCCGGGCACTTCCGGCACGGCGTCCTGCTCGCCCCGCTGACCGCGCAGCTGCTCGCGGACTCGATCGAGCACGGCCGGGTCGAGCCGGCCGTGGACCCATGTCGCCTGCTCCGACCAGGAAGGACCGCGTGA
- a CDS encoding thiazole synthase: MSGLVIAGIRLSSRLFLGTGGLPRPSLLEPVLDAAEPALVTVSMRRTSSDAPGSVLDVLERRGIPVLPNTAGCLSAREAVLTAELAREALQTDWVKLEVVGDEASLLPDAVELIEAAGMLVSRGFTVLPYTTADPVLARRLADLGCAAVMPLGAPIGSGLGVLSPHDIEAVVAAVDVPVVLDAGIGTASDAVLAMELGCSAVLAASAVTRAEDPVAMARALRLAVHAGELSHGAGRIPRRAAARSASPLEGRVG, from the coding sequence ATGAGCGGCCTCGTCATCGCAGGCATCCGGCTGTCCTCGCGGCTCTTCCTCGGCACGGGCGGGCTGCCGCGACCGAGCCTCCTGGAGCCCGTGCTCGATGCTGCGGAGCCGGCCCTGGTGACGGTGAGCATGCGTCGTACCTCCTCGGACGCGCCGGGCAGCGTCCTCGACGTGCTCGAGCGGCGTGGGATCCCGGTGCTGCCCAACACCGCGGGCTGCCTCTCAGCCCGCGAGGCGGTGCTCACCGCCGAGCTGGCGCGCGAGGCGCTGCAGACCGACTGGGTCAAGCTGGAGGTGGTCGGAGACGAGGCGAGCCTGCTGCCGGATGCGGTGGAGCTCATCGAGGCAGCCGGCATGCTGGTCTCGCGGGGCTTCACGGTGCTGCCCTACACGACGGCCGACCCGGTGCTGGCTCGCCGTCTCGCCGACCTGGGCTGCGCGGCCGTGATGCCGCTGGGCGCACCGATCGGGTCCGGGCTCGGCGTGCTGAGCCCCCACGACATCGAGGCGGTCGTCGCTGCCGTCGACGTCCCGGTCGTCCTCGATGCCGGCATCGGCACCGCGTCCGACGCTGTGCTGGCGATGGAGCTGGGCTGCTCCGCGGTGCTGGCCGCGAGCGCGGTCACGCGGGCCGAGGACCCGGTCGCCATGGCCCGTGCCCTGCGGCTCGCCGTGCACGCCGGCGAGCTCTCCCACGGGGCCGGACGCATCCCACGACGCGCGGCAGCCCGGTCCGCGAGTCCCCTCGAGGGGAGGGTCGGATGA